One window of the Babesia bovis T2Bo chromosome 2, whole genome shotgun sequence genome contains the following:
- a CDS encoding Vacuolar protein 14 C-terminal Fig4p binding family protein → MYNMVDYNVAMSHEFLPKHTHEYLVDGNPEFRKRGRNAISQAVSNFLNDVEQTDNTNERCDEAVQRFVDVIVTHFMDNAISEYRIGGMIGLASAAIALDAHLNRHGDTFIKLVLPYFTDQDSTIFKAVQSLYNIIKKAKQASMRCFNDIFDGVCKLCCDEDEDVRQSSQFINRLLKEIIVEEGNHAVNQVVDLIASRLYVTNSHVSWINTINSLPEINILKHIPKVYVGLFNFLIDNNRDVRNAAEHCLKEFLALFKNALAAKSEIISDEMLNVILINMNRDEYVIKKTNIRWVKEMASLQPNVIHFDAFQLLLKSVIISIANHHGDVSECAQEANKYLFRMAKEQRSVANVEKVAHELVSILSNYRNQVVVLTVLQWIALLLELKPLIMNDIASTVSMTIVSCFKHSDSEIIMETIIRAIILVIGLGDEHFDLVSQQLLELFKRDEILLEDRGSRIIINVGTKVGFEKFYGVTSKCLERETDTNFLQRMVHSLNWTLLTAEETREMRMYLLTERGEDLGIQLQTCWEHNLAAALSLALWREKYDLASNIILRISKMHFHVEFWLWMDMVVQLLDSEVFMKMRLHLLQPLQHPRLLEALLGLSMILPQGETNKQLMQRLTISQATQIREQLMLLIPR, encoded by the exons atgtataatatgGTCGACTACAATGTGGCTATGAGCCACGAATTCCTACCGAAGCATACACATGAGTACCTTGTTGATGGTAATCCAGAATTCCGCAAAAGAGGACGAAATGCCATATCTCAGGCCGTAAGTAACTTCTTAAATGATGTTGAACAAACTGATAATACAAATGAACGTTGTGATGAGGCGGTACAACGCTTCGTTGATGTTATTGTAACGCACTTCATGGATAACGCTATTTCGGAATATCGAATTGGAGGGATGATAGGGTTAGCATCTGCTGCTATAGCTCTGGAT GCTCACCTCAATCGCCACGGAGATACATTTATCAAACTTGTCCTTCCATACTTCACTGACCAAGATTCAACG ATATTTAAAGCTGTGCAGTCTCTGTACAATATAATTAAGAAGGCCAAACAGGCATCCATGCGTTGCTTCAATGATATCTTCGACGGGGTTTGCAAG CTCTGTTGTGACGAAGACGAAGATGTGAGACAATCATCGCAATTTATAAACCGATTATTAAAGGAAATAATAGTCGAAGAAGGCAATCACGCCGTCAATCAAGTTGTTGATCTCATCGCCAGCCGGTTATATGTAACAAATTCTCAT GTTTCATGGATTAATACAATCAATTCTTTGCCAG AAATAAACATATTGAAGCATATTCCAAAGGTTTATGTCGGATTATTCAATTTTCTGATCGACAATAACAG AGATGTGAGAAATGCAGCTGAGCACTGCTTAAAGGAGTTTTTGGCGCTTTTCAAAAATGCGCTTGCAGCAAAGAGCGAAATCATCAGTGATGAAATGTTGAATGTCATCTTAATCAACATGAACCGTGATGAGTATGTAATTAAAAAAACTAACATACGTTGGGTTAAAGAAATGGCATCATTGCAACCAAATGTTATTCATTTTGATGCTTTTCAACTATTACTCAAGTCAGTCATCATCTCTATTGCCAACCACCATGGAGATGTTAGCGAATGTGCGCAAGAAGCGAATAAATACTTGTTTCGAATGGCCAAAGAGCAGCGCAGTGTTGCTAATGTTGAAAAAGTAGCACATGAACTAGTATCAATACTGAGTAACTATCGCAATCAAGTGGTTGTATTGACAGTGTTGCAATGGATTGCTTTGCTATTGGAATTAAAGCCACTGATAATGAACGATATTGCATCGACCGTTAGTATGACCATAGTCTCCTGCTTCAAACACAGCGACTCGGAGATTATTATGGAAACCATCATCAGAGCCATTATACTAGTGATTGGACTTGGAGATGAACATTTTGATCTAGTATCACAGCAACTCTTGGAGCTTTTCAAAAGGGATGAAATACTACTG GAAGATCGCGGAAGTAGAATCATTATTAATGTTGGTACGAAAGTAGGCTTTGAGAAGTTCTATGGTGTTACATCGAAGTGTCTTGAACGAGAAACT GATACTAACTTCCTCCAACGAATGGTGCACTCACTCAATTGGACTCTATTAACAGCTGAG GAAACCAGGGAAATGAGAATGTACCTACTTACTGAACGTGGAGAAGATTTGGGCATTCAACTTCAAACGTGCTG GGAACATAATTTGGCAGCAGCACTGTCATTAGCTTTGTGGCGTGAAAAATATGACCTAGCGTCCAACATAATTCTAAGAAT ATCTAAAATGCATTTCCATGTCGAATTCTGGCTATGGATGGATATGGTCGTACAACTGTTAGATTCTGAAGTGTTCATGAAGATGAGGTTGCACCTTTTGCAACCCCTTCAGCATCCTCGGCTTCTAGAAGCATTGCTAG GTTTATCAATGATACTCCCACAGGGAGAAACAAATAAACAACTTATGCAAAGGCTCACTATATCCCAAGCTACACAAATCAGAGAACAGCTAATGTTGTTGATCCCAAGGTAA
- a CDS encoding deoxyribonuclease TATDN1 domain containing protein produces the protein MGGYIKYGIMNTRLFLPSFLTHLISVSHKRIKGVGITRNRSFTTMEDLDRGNHDCAFIDIGANLVDKMYKGVYNGKIRHVPDLAGVIERARKSGVVKMILTAGTLGDVYESLEICREYDHTGASLFTTAGVHPTMCNEFIKNKFHMTAQEYIDALDDVITQNRDRIICIGELGLDYDRLNWCEKETQKKYFEMQLNLAEKHSLPLFLHMRNATEDTIDILMRNKDKWIKGGAVCHSFTSDAESLQKLIDLGMYIGINGCSLKTAANLEVLRQIPLDRIMFETDCPWCGIKATHASIKYVKTMFPVVKKAEKMTGDTIFNQRNEPCYIIQVAEVVHQIVAPELDFKEFCNKIYENTVALFKVMA, from the exons ATGGGTGgctatataaaatatggCATTATGAACACTAGGTTATTTCTGCCTTCCTTTCTCACACATCTGATTTCTGTATCACACAAAAGGATTAAAGGTGTAGGAATAACGCGCAATCGCTCATTTACAACAATGGAAGATCTGGACAGGGGCAATCATGATTGTGCATTCATAGACATAGGTGCAAACCTTGTTGACAAAATGTACAAAGGAGTTTATAACGGGAAAATAAGACATGTACCGGATCTGGCAGG GGTAATAGAAAGAGCTAGGAAATCGGGAGTTGTAAAAATGATTCTGACAGCTGGAACTCTCGGTGATGTCTACGAGTCACTAGAAATATGTAGAGAATATG ATCACACTGGTGCCTCATTATTCACAACCGCTGGTGTCCATCCTACCATGTGTAATGAATTTATCAAGAACAAGTTTCATATGACAGCACAAGAATACATTGATGCTCTGGATGATGTCATCACGCAAAATAGAGATCGTATCATTTGCATAGGCGAATTAGGACTTGATTACGATCGCTTGAATTGGTGTGAAAAGGAAACGCAAAAAAA GTACTTTGAGATGCAACTGAATCTGGCTGAGAAACATAGTCTCCCTCTTTTTTTACATATGAGGAATGCCACAGAAGATACGATCG atatattaatgcGGAATAAGGATAAGTGGATCAAGGGTGGAGCAGTATGTCACAGCTTTACTAGCGATGCTGAATCATTGCAAAAGCTCATTGACCTGGGAATGTACATAGGAATAAATGGTTGCTCCCTGAAAACAGCAGCAAACTTAGAAGTGTTAAGACAAATTCCTCTCGACAGAATTATGTTTGAAACTG ATTGTCCATGGTGTGGAATAAAGGCAACGCATGCCAGCATCAAATATGTTAAGACAATGTTCCCCGTTGTAAAAAAGGCAGAGAAGATGACAGGAGATACAATATTTAACCAAAGAAACGAGCcttgttatataat ACAAGTGGCCGAAGTAGTACACCAGATTGTTGCACCAGAGCTAGATTTCAAAGAATTTTGCAACAA AATCTATGAGAACACAGTGGCACTTTTCAAGGTGATGGCCTAG
- a CDS encoding Kinesin motor domain family protein, whose product MMTVAPMHKSRIDVIVRKRPLNELEITRGDTDVVLCNDTAAIIEEPKLRIDGTSYIERYEFCVDRVYDEHADNHTVYNDYVKPLVELAFKQKKTCSCFTYGQTGSGKTFTMIGSRQLKTFKHDYMPGIYEYAANDIYQMLQKPEYEGNLDVVISFYDIYCGKLYDLLQDRKPLEALDNGKREVIIKDLSVIQMKSKEDLMSHMLRGLALRKIGQNSQNSQSSRSHAVLRIELREKLTSKNSGSIAFIDLAGSERGADCINQPKQTQMDGAGINRSLLALKECIRSMDMNKAHIPFRDCELTKVLRDIFVGESRSLMIANICPSSSSCEQTLNTLRYASRVKNFKQSQTHSNTSVLYNPGYTNARKPRASAPNSGITKTHKSKLTAPSTAVSLSLNAKVKNSGITTSSMQASQKIGKSTDSIDFIGKPLVIRNMCPTLSSLCSDISGREHNILPRDRKRASRLPNPFQRLDSSINLQSSAGNNVDIVMDDIELNDENQRLYTSVCDSLDYVIDHFYDYTASNDDEERAFQALKRAEELNNRALLMVMSSNFDRDSRDYIDFLINKFKMQMKPLLFLKQAIEQHKQTITAESKISHNNDPLLNE is encoded by the exons ATGATGACGGTAGCACCAATGCATAAGAGTCGTATAGACGTCATCGTCCGCAAAAGGCCGCTTAATGAGTTAGAAATAACTAGAGGAGATACAGATGTTGTATTGTGTAATGACACTGCGGCCATAATTGAGGAACCAAA ATTGAGAATAGATGGAACAAGTTATATTGAGCGATATGAGTTTTGTGTGGACCGTGTTTACGATGAGCATGCTGACAACCATACTGTATACAATGATTATGTGAAACCATTGGTTGAGCTTGCTTTTAAGCAGAAGAAAACGTGCTCCTGTTTTACTTACGGTCAAACGGGTAGTGGCAAGACGTTCACAATGATAGGTTCTAGGCAACTAAAAACGTTCAAACATGATTATATGC CCGGTATTTATGAATATGCCGCAAATGACATATATCAAATGCTGCAAAAACCAGAATATGAGGGAAATTTAGATGTGGTGATCAGTTTTTATGACATTTATTGCGGAAAGCTCTACGACCTCCTTCAAGATAG GAAACCATTAGAAGCTTTAGATAATGGAAAGCGTGAAGTCATAATTAAAGATCTGTCTGTAATACAAATGAAAAGTAAGGAAGATTTAATGTCACATATGTTAAGAGGACTTGCCCTGAGAAAAATAGGCCAAAATTCACAAAATAGTCAATCATCAAGGTCACACGCCGTATTAAGAATAGAGTTAAGAGAAAAGTTAACATCAAAAAACAGTG GTAGTATTGCCTTTATAGATTTGGCGGGTAGTGAGCGAGGCGCAGATTGCATAAATCAACCGAAGCAGACCCAAATGGATGGTGCAGGTATCAATAGATCTTTGTTAGCGCTCAAAGAATGTATAAGGTCGATGGATATGAATAAGGCTCATATCCCTTTCAGGGATTGTGAATTAACGAAAGTGTTACGAGACATATTCGTAGGTGAGAGCCGAAGTCTCATGATCGCAAACATATGTCCGAGCAGCTCGAGTTGTGAGCAAACGTTGAATACTCTACGATATGCGTCGCGTGTGAAGAATTTTAAACAATCGCAAACGCATTCTAATACTAGTGTTCTCTATAATCCAGGTTACACAAACGCAAGGAAACCTAGAGCGAGTGCGCCGAATTCGGGTATTACCAAAACACATAAATCGAAACTGACCGCACCATCTACTGCTGTGTCGTTATCTCTGAATGCTAAAGTTAAAAATTCCGGAATCACAACAAGCAGCATGCAAGCATCGCAAAAAATTGGTAAATCGACAGATTCCATTGATTTCATCGGTAAACCATTGGTTATACGCAACATGTGTCCAACTTTGTCTTCTTTGTGCTCCGATATATCAGGAAGAGAACATAACATACTACCACGTGATCGAAAGAGAGCATCTCGGTTACCTAATCCTTTTCAACGTTTGGATTCATCTATTAATTTGCAATCATCTGCGGGGAATAATGTGGATATAGTAATGGATGATATAGAATTGAATGATGAAAATCAGAGGTTATATACATCTGTATGTGACTCACTAGATTATGTAATAGACCATTTTTATGATTACACTGCGTCAAACGACGATGAGGAAAGAGCGTTTCAAGCCTTAAAACGAGCAGAAGAATTGAATAACAGAGCTCTGTTGATGGTTATGAGTTCAAACTTCGATAGAGACAGTAGGGATTATATCGATTTCCTCATCAATAAATTCAAGATGCAAATGAAACcccttttgtttttaaaaCAAGCCATAGAACAGCATAAGCAGACCATAACAGCGGAATCGAAAATATCGCACAATAACGACCCTCTACTTAATGAATGA
- a CDS encoding putative integral membrane protein — MPGIKEGIGCYAEKYVPLVPLTGITITFLVVAVLGLGFYCALMINAVVEAFGNLMTEKPTLLKSETKTPLSFLIMVMYILLHVYGYKCSFVETPICRRRALFIGLGFVVVFCSFVAVMLATIPEEWLEPTGLQSYVKAEHRVYGAMGFSGLQIIALVGFIIAAYKQHCFGKCMTRSRKAFYVIALLNLIHLLGYIVNLGLFYKNGKVETEMKQMKDKEEWKVYQGSATLNYLLLIALVISAYQINMCCTPFNGYEGIFLLFGGAVIGCIICAMLACEMDNAPAKRHYEHAIYPILFLLLVFTGLWLYCLHAAKPFGQYHTVWEVGCFMLGLFLLAMIVIAAVVMGVAAFAKGNPAVPKMFEGWHSLAIPAYFLVILVLFIIYGRKSGLLKRMGSWFKRAPEQVQPPVTPEPEPSEPCQLRGPESVGGVYHDSRLHPAK, encoded by the coding sequence ATGCCAGGGATAAAGGAAGGCATCGGCTGCTATGCCGAGAAGTATGTACcactggtaccattgaCAGGGATTACCATCACCTTCCTGGTAGTTGCCGTCTTGGGGCTAGGATTCTATTGCGCCTTGATGATCAACGCCGTTGTGGAGGCTTTTGGTAATTTAATGACCGAAAAGCCTACATTGCTCAAATCTGAAACTAAGACACCACTATCATTTCTTATTatggtgatgtatatactgTTGCACGTCTATGGCTACAAGTGCTCGTTTGTCGAGACTCCTATATGCCGCAGGCGGGCCCTGTTCATAGGATTAGGCTTTGTGGTAGTGTTCTGCTCATTCGTAGCAGTTATGCTGGCTACTATTCCTGAGGAGTGGCTGGAGCCTACTGGACTCCAGTCTTACGTAAAGGCTGAACACCGGGTCTATGGCGCCATGGGCTTCTCGGGACTCCAGATAATCGCACTTGTTGGATTCATCATTGCAGCCTATAAGCAACACTGCTTTGGCAAGTGCATGACCAGGAGCCGCAAAGCGTTCTATGTGATAGCGTTATTGAATTTAATACACCTGCTAGGTTATATTGTTAACTTGGGTCTGTTTTACAAAAACGGTAAAGTGGAAACGGAAATGAAACAAATGAAAGACAAAGAGGAATGGAAAGTGTACCAAGGATCTGCTACTCTCAactacctactgttgataGCACTTGTGATAAGTGCATACCAGATCAATATGTGCTGCACGCCGTTTAATGGCTATGAAGGTATATTTTTACTGTTTGGTGGTGCAGTTATCGGTTGTATAATATGTGCCATGTTGGCCTGTGAAATGGACAATGCTCCTGCTAAACGACATTACGAGCACGCCATATACCCTATTCTGTTTCTATTGCTTGTATTTACTGGTTTGTGGCTATACTGTTTACATGCAGCTAAGCCGTTTGGACAGTACCATACTGTATGGGAAGTGGGATGCTTCATGCTAGGCCTTTTCCTACTGGCCATGATAGTCATTGCAGCAGTGGTCATGGGCGTTGCTGCATTTGCAAAGGGGAACCCAGCAGTGCCGAAGATGTTTGAAGGATGGCACTCCCTGGCCATTCCCGCCTACTTCCTTGTGATACTTGTACTGTTTATAATCTATGGTCGCAAGAGCGGCTTATTGAAACGCATGGGTTCCTGGTTCAAGAGGGCACCTGAACAAGTCCAACCTCCAGTTACACCGGAGCCCGAGCCTAGTGAACCCTGTCAACTTCGCGGACCAGAATCAGTAGGAGGAGTCTACCATGATTCTAGGTTGCATCCAGCTAAGTAG
- a CDS encoding putative integral membrane protein, translated as MPGIKAGIGPYSDEAAPKVADQVRYLMPIAKLLFILVAILGFGFCMAMLLIATVEGIQLKAMQPGEFKAKNADMTALSIAICLSHLALHFLGYQCRFMKLRWTSWDSGLFILGFVVVISAFFAVFVMVMPTDGINVGKDDAYGGVRAYIAMGFTGLELLAMFGFIICAMKTHCFGGCMTLNKKVFYTFAFIYMLVFAAHAYTLYDLKERPNDYGDKETTWHKHRFMAAANYIFVIGLCISAYQVNLCCMSFTKCDGVFIFLTGTVVGILITVCLSMFPDITQEQWTLVGLIAMLYILTVALFLYIHAKRPLCKYYNPDVITFGIFTLLFLLLVSTLIALGAKYHTNIASIAADIKCGTLIAMFLYGFVVFVIMLVFGFKGNAIKVIKGLIKQARDERFLSNAHELDANPLYNSDSETPGSECNLRGPESSGGVFRDSWLHPTN; from the coding sequence ATGCCGGGTATTAAGGCTGGTATAGGCCCTTACTCTGATGAGGCTGCCCCTAAGGTGGCTGATCAGGTAAGGTACCTCATGCCAATCGCTAAGCTACTGTTCATCTTGGTAGCAATACTAGGGTTCGGTTTCTGTATGGCAATGTTGCTGATAGCCACTGTAGAGGGTATACAGTTGAAGGCAATGCAGCCTGGAGAGTTCAAGGCTAAGAACGCTGACATGACTGCCCTGAGCATTGCTATCTGTCTGAGTCATCTAGCGCTACACTTTTTGGGCTACCAATGCCGGTTCATGAAGCTACGATGGACTTCCTGGGACAGTGGATTGTTCATACTAGGCTTCGTGGTCGTCATCTCTGCATTCTTTGCAGTGTTCGTAATGGTGATGCCAACAGATGGGATTAACGTGGGAAAGGACGATGCGTATGGTGGCGTACGTGCCTATATCGCCATGGGATTCACTGGCCTTGAGCTGCTGGCGATGTTCGGTTTCATTATTTGCGCTATGAAGACACATTGCTTCGGTGGCTGCATGACACTTAACAAGAAGGTGTTCTACACGTttgcatttatatacatgctGGTATTTGCTGCCCATGCGTATACACTATATGATTTAAAAGAGCGCCCGAATGACTATGGAGATAAGGAGACTACCTGGCACAAGCACAGGTTCATGGCAGCGGCTAATTACATTTTCGTGATTGGATTGTGTATCAGTGCATACCAGGTAAACCTATGCTGCATGTCATTTACCAAGTGTGATGGTGTGTTCATATTCCTGACTGGCACTGTCGTAGGCATACTTATAACAGTATGTCTGTCAATGTTCCCAGACATTACACAAGAGCAATGGACCCTCGTAGGCCTTATCGCTATGCTCTATATACTTACGGTTGCACTATTCTTGTACATTCATGCCAAGAGGCCGCTGTGCAAGTACTACAACCCGGATGTAATAACCTTCGGGATATTCACGCTACTGTTCCTATTACTGGTATCCACCTTGATAGCCCTGGGGGCGAAATATCATACTAATATCGCAAGCATTGCGGCTGACATTAAATGTGGGACGTTAATAGCCATGTTTCTGTACGGCTTTGTGGTATTTGTGATAATGTTAGTGTTCGGGTTCAAGGGCAATGCCATCAAGGTAATCAAGGGGCTCATCAAGCAGGCGCGTGACGAACGATTCCTTAGCAACGCCCATGAGCTGGATGCCAATCCTTTGTACAACTCAGACTCTGAAACACCGGGTAGTGAATGTAACCTTCGCGGACCGGAGTCATCAGGAGGTGTCTTCCGTGATTCGTGGTTACATCCAACAAACTGA
- a CDS encoding SmORF protein (Small Open Reading Frame (SmORF)), giving the protein MLGFKTLPKLCAVVAFGFFTITTSSELAPEQPEKESSDIGSLRDNEEPSTKPSELQKPPKTFTPENTKTGEPSNLSLEWLLLPEPKSRKRLLDELPFDLAIDVSMDFNEPIKSKTRNRIRKFFSLSEKEQQAKRLASYGF; this is encoded by the coding sequence ATGCTAGGATTTAAAACCTTACCAAAGCTATGCGCAGTTGTGGCATTCGGGTTCTTCACTATCACCACGTCTAGCGAGCTTGCCCCGGAGCAACCCGAGAAGGAATCATCAGACATCGGATCATTACGTGATAATGAAGAACCATCTACTAAACCTTCGGAACTACAGAAGCCCCCAAAGACCTTCACTCCAGAAAACACGAAGACAGGAGAACCTTCCAACCTTTCTCTTGAATGGCTTTTGTTACCCGAGCCTAAAAGCAGAAAACGTCTTCTTGACGAGTTGCCATTTGACTTAGCCATTGATGTATCAATGGATTTTAATGAGCCAATAAAGAGCAAAACAAGAAACCGTATTAGGAAGTTTTTTTCATTGAGTGAGAAAGAGCAACAGGCAAAGCGTTTAGCTTCATACGGTTTCTAA
- a CDS encoding putative integral membrane protein, with protein sequence MVRYRKLSVALLLYTTILCITEVFYDVTADETTAVQDTVPGTPESPNSSTTADLDRPEDIEESTSRTAESQGFYQRYKQFVVKHNKTFTIVLGVLSGLLLVGALVACCVKGGEMKEYVAFLIIPIVFWMGLFGYMVYKLYGNKVMAFFKNKKAAVVKSTVDSTG encoded by the coding sequence aTGGTACGGTACCGTAAACTTAGTGTTGCACTATTACTCTACACTACTATACTATGTATAACCGAGGTGTTCTATGATGTCACTGCAGATGAGACTACCGCTGTCCAGGATACAGTACCTGGTACTCCAGAGTCACCTAATAGCTCCACTACAGCTGACCTAGACCGGCCTGAAGATATTGAGGAATCTACATCACGCACTGCTGAATCCCAAGGGTTCTACCAAAGATACAAGCAGTTTGTGGTCAAGCATAACAAGACATTTACCATTGTCCTTGGGGTACTGAGTGGCTTGTTGCTTGTTGGTGCTCTTGTGGCCTGCTGCGTTAAAGGAGGTGAAATGAAAGAGTACGTAGCATTCTTAATAATACCCATAGTATTTTGGATGGGTTTATTTGGGTACATGGTCTACAAGTTATATGGAAACAAGGTGATGGCTTTCtttaaaaacaaaaagGCAGCTGTAGTGAAGAGTACTGTGGATTCCACTGGGTAG
- a CDS encoding putative integral membrane protein: MDNSTCTTIVLVILWLSLCCQAQGFLLTLVDVVNATILPISTTLSTLLLGVCLWQCKKAGYLVSPMTWYHWVLLVLLVVLQVVAVALEQVGWGLWKVLFHDSIYPIYGIAVVLLVVLSILCGTLYCGWKCNLFCRPCCKSQYICYGSAIVVVLVVLLVLAVTASMVKYLGNNFIPTQEYYNYENLNEIWSVSYLGKVLVPCTQCYAMAVLWNTTLRLPYTVAEVVALVVSALALVSILALAALPSTVEEEDSVSSSATAYSFLAVHLIALSITWYCLEYKGIFYWPKDYMCFGLFAAVVILVALVVVVIQIAMNDNKLKGLEFTLLGYSIVLMVPTLWYAYRCGLLTWRWNSCLPKKKDLKTTDSAENTTPDTDIAKE, translated from the coding sequence ATGGATAATAGCACGTGTACTACTATAGTACTGGTGATACTATGGCTTTCCCTGTGCTGCCAGGCACAGGGTTTCTTGTTGACCCTTGTAGACGTTGTGAACGCGACAATACTACCCATTAGTACTACCCTATCCACTTTACTACTAGGAGTATGTCTATGGCAATGTAAGAAGGCGGGTTACCTCGTATCCCCAATGACCTGGTACCACTGGGTATTATTGGTGCTATTAGTAGTACTAcaggtagtggcagtggCGCTGGAGCAAGTAGGTTGGGGTCTATGGAAGGTTCTATTCCACGATTCGATATATCCTATTTACGGTATTGCAGTGGTATTACTCGTTGTACTCTCTATTCTTTGTGGCACCCTATACTGCGGCTGGAAGTGTAACCTGTTCTGTAGACCATGTTGCAAGAGTCAGTACATATGCTATGGTAGTGCaatagtggtagtactggtggtaCTTCTAGTGTTGGCCGTGACAGCATCAATGGTAAAGTATCTCGGTAATAACTTTATTCCCACCCAAGAATATTACAACTATGAAAACTTAAATGAAATATGGAGTGTTAGCTACCTTGGTAAAGTGTTAGTTCCCTGTACTCAATGCTATGCCATGGCAGTTTTATGGAATACTACACTAAGGTTACCATATACAGTCGCGGAGGTAGTGGCCCTAGTTGTATCCGCTCTTGCACTGGTTTCCATATTGGCATTGGCAGCACTACCCAGTACTGTGGAAGAGGAGGACTCAGTATCATCCAGCGCTACAGCGTACTCTTTCTTAGCAGTGCATCTAATAGCCTTGAGTATTACCTGGTACTGCCTGGAATATAAGGGGATATTCTACTGGCCCAAGGATTACATGTGCTTCGGGCTATTCGCAGCAGTAGTTATACTAGTAGCAttggtagtggtagtgatACAGATTGCTATGAATGACAACAAACTTAAAGGTCTGGAATTCACCTTGCTGGGCTACTCAATAGTACTGATGGTACCAACACTctggtatgcataccgatGTGGTCTGTTGACATGGAGATGGAATTCCTGTCTCCCCAAGAAAAAGGATCTCAAAACTACTGACAGTGCTGAGAACACTACACCagacactgatatcgcaaaggaGTAG